A genomic region of Conger conger chromosome 6, fConCon1.1, whole genome shotgun sequence contains the following coding sequences:
- the osbp gene encoding LOW QUALITY PROTEIN: oxysterol-binding protein 1 (The sequence of the model RefSeq protein was modified relative to this genomic sequence to represent the inferred CDS: inserted 1 base in 1 codon; deleted 1 base in 1 codon; substituted 1 base at 1 genomic stop codon) — translation MSEPKASTPTPGDMYKGWLFKWTNYIKGYQRRWFVLSNGLLSYYRTQAEMGHTCRGTINLATANIAVEDSCNFVISNGGAQTYHLKASSEVERQRWITALELAKAKAVRMQAESDDSGDDCSTSSPPPSGQGGGARNSEVQSTLRTLGSKVEDLSTCNDLIAKHGSALQRSLSELEGVRLGGETGDKIRQVTERATLFRITSNAMINACRDFLALAQTHSKRWQKALQAEREQRVRLEETLEQLAKQHNHLERAFRGATVLPASQASPSGEAKGSASGKGDASDEDDENEFFDAMEDVAEFITVPADPKYHKRSGSNISGISSEIGMDDQSLDEQSLASNPESPQSQEVEPVRKRRTRIPDKPNYSLNLWSIMKNCIGKELSKIPMPVNFNEPISMLQRLSEDLEYSELLDKGAKCQSSLEQLCYVAAFTVSSYSTTVHRTGKPFNPLLGETFELDRVRESGYRSLCEQVSHHPPAAAHHVISERGWTLRQEIAVASKFRGKYLSIMPLGSIHCIFEKSNNHYTWKKVTTTVHNIIVGKLWIDQSGEIDIVNHRTGDRCHLKFAPYSYFSRDVARKVTGVVADKEGKAHFVLSGTWXEKMEFSRVMQSSKGGENGTEGKPKTVYQTLRAQDLWRKNPLPXGAETMYYFSSLALTLNEPEEGTAPTDSRLRPDQRLMEDGHWEEANVEKQRLEEKQRSVRREREREAARTANSTEEAVIEDSITDSPLKSTHQDSYKALWFERCEDPATGESTHIYRGGYWEAKEQGTWEACPDIF, via the exons GACGCAAGCGGAGATGGGGCACACATGTCGAGGCACCATCAACCTGGCAACAGCGAATATTGCTGTTGAGGACTCATGCAACTTTGTCATCTCTAATGGCGGAGCACAGACGTATCACCTGAAGGCCAGCTCAGAGGTGGAGAGGCAGCGGTGGATCACTGCTTTGGAACTAGCCAAAGCAAAGGCTGTGCGCATGCAGGCCGAGTCAG ATGATTCAGGCGATGACTGCTCCacgtcctctccccctccctccggaCAGGGTGGGGGAGCTCGCAATTCAGAGGTGCAGTCCACACTGCGCACTCTGGGGAGCAAGGTAGAGGACTTGAGCACCTGTAATGACCTCATTGCCAAGCATGGCTCAGCATTGCAGAg ATCTCTGTCAGAGCTTGAAGGCGTACGGCTCGGAGGAGAGACTGGTGACAAGATTCGGCAAGTGACCGAGAGGGCGACACTGTTCCGCATCACCTCCAATGCCATGATAAAT GCATGCCGGGACTTCCTGGCCCTGGCTCAGACCCACAGTAAGCGCTGGCAGAAGGCCTTGCAGGcggagagggagcagagggTGCGGCTGGAGGAGACCCTGGAGCAGCTGGCCAAGCAGCACAACCACCTGGAGCGGGCCTTCAGAGGGGCCACTGTGCTGCCTGCCTCGCAGGCCAGCCCGAGCGGAGAGGCCAAGG GCTCTGCCTCTGGTAAAGGGGACGCAagtgatgaggatgatgaaaaTGAGTTTTTCGACGCAATGGAAGACGTGGCCGAGTTCATCACTGTACCAGCCGATCCCAAGTACCACAA GAGGTCAGGCAGTAATATCAGTGGTATCAGCAGTGAGATTGGAATGGATGACCAGTCG CTTGATGAGCAGTCCCTAGCATCCAATCCAGAGTCGCCCCAGTCCCAGGAGGTGGAGCCAGTGAGGAAGAGGCGGACTCGTATACCCGATAAGCCCAATTATTCCCTCAACTTGTGGAGCATCATGAAGAACTGCATCGGCAAAGAGCTGTCCAAGATCCCCATGCCT GTGAACTTCAACGAGCCAATCTCCATGCTGCAGCGTCTCTCCGAGGACCTGGAGTACTCGGAGCTGCTGGACAAGGGAGCCAAGTGCCAGAGTTCCCTGGAGCAGCTGTGCTATGTGGCAGCCTTCACCGTCTCCTCGTACTCCACCACTGTGCACCGCACCGGCAAGCCCTTCAACCCCCTGCTAGGAGAGACCTTCGAGCTAGACAGAGTGCGGGAGAGCGGGTACCGGTCTCTGTGTGAGCAG GTGAGTCACCACCCACCTGCAGCAGCGCATCATGTGATCTCTGAACGAGGCTGGACCCTGAGGCAGGAGATTGCCGTCGCCAGCAAGTTCAGGGGAAAGTACTTGTCCATCATGCCTCTAG GTTCAATCCACTGTATATTTGAGAAGAGCAACAATCACTACACTTGGAAGAAGGTCACCACCACTGTCCATAACATCATTGTAGGAAAGCTGTGGATTGaccag tctggGGAGATAGACATTGTGAATCATCGTACAGGAGACCGCTGTCACCTCAAGTTTGCCCCCTACAGCTACTTCTCCCGAGATGTGGCCAGAAAG gTGACTGGTGTGGTGGCCGATAAGGAGGGGAAGGCTCACTTCGTCCTGTCGGGGACAT ATGAGAAGATGGAGTTCTCGCGGGTGATGCAGAGCAGCAAAGGAGGGGAGAACGGGACTGAGGGCAAACCCAAGACTGTGTATCAGACGCTGCGCGCACAG GACCTGTGGAGGAAGAACCCGCTACCGTGA gGTGCTGAGACCATGTACTACTTCTCCTCTCTGGCTCTGACGCTGAACGAGCCAGAGGAGGGCACGGCTCCCACAGACAGCCGGCTTCGCCCAGACCAACGCCTGATGGAGGACGGGCACTGGGAGGAGGCCAACGTGGAGAAACAGCGTCTGGAGGAGAAACAGCGCAGTGTgcgcagggagagggagagggaagctGCCCGCACTGCCAACTCTACCGAGGAGG ctGTCATTGAGGATTCCATTACTGACTCGCCTCTGAAAA GCACCCACCAGGACAGCTACAAAGCCTTGTGGTTCGAGAGGTGCGAGGACCCTGCCACGGGAGAGtccacacacatctacaggggTGGTTACTGGGAAGCCAAGGAGCAAGGAACCTGGGAGGCTTGCCCAGATATATTCTGA